In Dehalococcoidia bacterium, the sequence GAAACCCTAAATTTAGCTTCTGTTTGGAAGCTACCTATACTTTTCATACTTGAAAATAATAAGTATGGAATGGGTTCATCTATAGATAGAGTAAGAGCCGGTGGAGAAGATTTTTATACAGCTGCAAGCACTTATGATATTCCTGCAGCACAAGTCAATGGTATGGATGTATTAGCGGTCAAAGAGGCTACAAAAATTGCAATTGAAAAGGTTCGTCATAATGGCGGACCTTTTTATTTAGAATGTAAAACTTTTAGATTTGTCGGGCATTCTCTTGCCGATGGTCAAAAATATAGAAAGACAGATGAAATAAAAGAATGGGAAAAACAAGATCCAATAGTCAGGTTTCCTGAATGGCTTCTATCTGCAGGTATTGCCACAAAAAAAGATTTAGATAAGATACATAATGAAGTAAATATCACCGTAAAAGAATCTGTTGAATTTGCAGATTCAAGTTCAGAACCTAAAAATTCTGAAGTTTATAATGATATATATAAATAGAACTAAAATGAAGAGTTAAATATTATGCCTGAATTAGTAATGAGAGAAGCTATAAAGAAAGGACTTGAAGAAGCTCTTCAAAATGATCCAAATGTTCTTATCATGGGTGAAGATATTGGTGCTTATGGTGGTGCTTATGCCGTGACTGATGGTTTCCTTGATAAATTTGGTCCTGAAAGAATAAAAGATACTCCTATTTCTGAGGCAACATTCATAGGAACGGGGATAGGAGCAGCTAGTGCTGGTCTTAGACCAATTATTGAACTCATGTCAATAAGTTTCTCACTTGTAGGTTTTGACCAAATTGTAAATATGGCTGCTAACATTAGGTATATGTCGGGAGGACAAATTAATGTACCTATGGTTATAAGAGCACCTACAGGGGCAGGTGTTCAGCTTGCAGCAACACATTCTCAAAGTTTTGAAACTTGGCTTGCTGAAGTTCCTGGTCTATATTGTGTTTGCCCTTCAAATCCACGAGATGCGTTAGGTTTATTAAGATCTTCAATAAAAAATAATAATCCAGTGATATTTGCAGAACCTGCATTGCTATATGGAGTCAAAGGAGAAGTTCCAGACGAATACTATGAAATACCTTTGGGATCTGCAGACATAACAAAAAAAGGAGAAGATCTTACATTATTATCTTACGGAGCTGGCATTAGAATTATTAATGAAGTATCTGATATTCTAGAAAAAAAAGGAATAAATGCTGAAATAATTGACCTTAGATCTTTAAATCCTATTGATTATGCCACAATTGGAGAGTCTATAAAGAAAACCAATAAAATGCTTGCTCTAGATACTTCAAGAAGAAATGGTGGAATTATGGCTGAAATTGTTGCAGATGTCCAAGAAAACTTCAATGATTGGCTTGATTCTCCTATAATTAGAGTAGGAGCAAAAGATGTGCCGTGGCCTTATAATAAAAATCTTGAGAGCAATGCATATCCAGATTCTAGTGAAATTGTTGAAGATATTCTAAGTAAGATGATAAATAAATAGCAGTTATTAGGAGTTTGTTTTGGCTAATGAAATAACAATGCCCTCAATGGGAGCTGATATGACAGAAGGAACCATAGTCAAATGGTTAAAAAATGAAGGAGATAAAGTATCTAAGGGTGATAAATTAGCAGAAATTGAAACCGATAAAACTGTAGTTGAAATGGAAGCTTACGATGAAGGATTTCTTAGAAAAATAACTTCAATTGAAGGATCAGTTGTCCAAGTAGGAAAAATTATTGGCTATATAGGAGATATGGATGAAGATATCCCTGAAAAAGCAGAAGAATCTAAAGAGACAGTTATTACTGAAGAAACTTCAAATAAAATAGCAGATTCTACCTCAATTAAAGAGACTAATTCTAGTGACTCAGGTGAAGAAGTTCATAATTCCACCAAAGATTTACAAAAAGTAGATATAACTTTAAGTTCTGATTCAATAAGAATAAAAGCTTCTCCCATGGCAAAGAGATTAGCTAATGAAAAAAATATTAATTTAGCAGACATTAAAGGGTCAGGACCTGATGGAAGGATTACAAAAGATGACGTTGAGAAACACGTTCCTGGGCCTTCATTAGTTTCATCCAATCAATTGGGTAATAGTAAAAATATAAATCTAGATAGCTCTGATATTCAGCTAAACACTATGAGGCAAGCTATTTCTAGAGTTACAGTTAAATCAAAAACCGAAATACCTCATTTTCAAGTTACGGTAGAAGTTGATATGACTGAAGCAATGAAAATGCGCTCTGACATAAATGAAGATATTGAAAAGAATGGAATTAAAATATCAGTTAATGACCTAGTTTTGAAAGCAACTATAAACTCTTTGCTAAAATATCCAAAATGGAATACTTCATTTGATGGAGACAAACTAATTTCTTACTCAAGTATCAATCTTGGTATTGCGATTGCTCTTGAACAAGGTTTGATAGTACCAGCAATTCTAGATGCACAGAATTTAGATTTAATATCTCTTGCTTCTAAATCTAAAGATTTGGGAAATAGAGCGAGAGGAAATGGAGATCCTCTATCAAATCAAGAATTAACCTCTGGAACTTTTTCTACATCTAACTTAGGTATGTTTGGTACACATGCCTTCACTGCAATAATAGTTCCTCCTCAAAGTGGAATTATAGCCCTAGGTGAAGTAAAAAAAGAGGCAAAAGTCATAAATGATGACATTCAAATTAGGCAAATAATGTATGCCACTTTATCAGCAGATCATAGAGTTGGAGATGGAGCTGAAGGAGCTCTCTTAATGAAAGAATTTAAAGAACTCTTAGAAAAGCCTTCCAGGCTATTATTATGACACCAACGGTTAAATTAGTAAGTTATTCACAAGCCTCTAATGAATTTGAAAACTTAGGATTAACCGATGTTCAAGAATTAATAGCATTTTGTGCAAGAGTTTCAAATCCTTCTAATCAGCTAAATTCTGAAACAAGTGAAAAACTTATAAATTATCTTATAAAAAATTATCATTGGTCTCCCTTAGAGATGGTAAATGTATGTTTAGAAATTGAAACCACTAGAGATATTGCGAGACAGATATTAAGACATAGAAGTTTTAGTTTTCAAGAGTTCAGCCAAAGATATGCAAATCCAACAGAAGATCTAGATTTTGTAATAAGAGAAGCAAGATTACAAGATAATAAAAATAGACAAAATTCTATAGAAAATCAAAATTCAGAGCTAGAAAATGAATGGTCAAAAAAACAAAAAAAAGTTATAGAAAATGCAATTAAGACATATGAATGGGCTATAGAAAACGGTATCGCAAAAGAACAGGCAAGAGTAGTTCTTCCAGAAGGTAATACAGTTAGTAGATTATATATGAATGGTACCCTAAGGAGCTGGATACATTATATTGACTTAAGAGCTTCTCATGGAACACAAAAAGAACACATTGAAATAGCTAAAGCATGTGCTTTAGTAATTTCAAAAATTTTTCCAATGGCAGATAGTTTATAATTAAATTTTTGAAATTATAAATTATATGAATAATCTAATAACAATAGACATTGGTAATAGTAATGTAGATCTAGGTTTATTTGATAATAATAAATTAATTCATAGTGCTAAAATTTCTACTCAAGACAACAAATCAGAGTTTGAAATAGCAACATCAATAAAACAATTACTCAATATAACAGATAAAACTGCTCAGAATACTAAAACAATAATTAGTTCAGTTGTACCAAACAAAACTCAAATTGTATCAAAGGCGTCTGAAATTCTAACAAATAAAAAACCTCTAGTCTTGAGTCATGATAATAATTTACCAATTATAAATAAATATAATCCACCTGAAGACGTTGGTATAGATCGATTAGTAGATAGTATTGCAGCTGTAAAATTATATGGAAAGCCAAATATTATA encodes:
- a CDS encoding alpha-ketoacid dehydrogenase subunit beta → MPELVMREAIKKGLEEALQNDPNVLIMGEDIGAYGGAYAVTDGFLDKFGPERIKDTPISEATFIGTGIGAASAGLRPIIELMSISFSLVGFDQIVNMAANIRYMSGGQINVPMVIRAPTGAGVQLAATHSQSFETWLAEVPGLYCVCPSNPRDALGLLRSSIKNNNPVIFAEPALLYGVKGEVPDEYYEIPLGSADITKKGEDLTLLSYGAGIRIINEVSDILEKKGINAEIIDLRSLNPIDYATIGESIKKTNKMLALDTSRRNGGIMAEIVADVQENFNDWLDSPIIRVGAKDVPWPYNKNLESNAYPDSSEIVEDILSKMINK
- a CDS encoding 2-oxo acid dehydrogenase subunit E2 — protein: MANEITMPSMGADMTEGTIVKWLKNEGDKVSKGDKLAEIETDKTVVEMEAYDEGFLRKITSIEGSVVQVGKIIGYIGDMDEDIPEKAEESKETVITEETSNKIADSTSIKETNSSDSGEEVHNSTKDLQKVDITLSSDSIRIKASPMAKRLANEKNINLADIKGSGPDGRITKDDVEKHVPGPSLVSSNQLGNSKNINLDSSDIQLNTMRQAISRVTVKSKTEIPHFQVTVEVDMTEAMKMRSDINEDIEKNGIKISVNDLVLKATINSLLKYPKWNTSFDGDKLISYSSINLGIAIALEQGLIVPAILDAQNLDLISLASKSKDLGNRARGNGDPLSNQELTSGTFSTSNLGMFGTHAFTAIIVPPQSGIIALGEVKKEAKVINDDIQIRQIMYATLSADHRVGDGAEGALLMKEFKELLEKPSRLLL
- the thyX gene encoding FAD-dependent thymidylate synthase, which translates into the protein MTPTVKLVSYSQASNEFENLGLTDVQELIAFCARVSNPSNQLNSETSEKLINYLIKNYHWSPLEMVNVCLEIETTRDIARQILRHRSFSFQEFSQRYANPTEDLDFVIREARLQDNKNRQNSIENQNSELENEWSKKQKKVIENAIKTYEWAIENGIAKEQARVVLPEGNTVSRLYMNGTLRSWIHYIDLRASHGTQKEHIEIAKACALVISKIFPMADSL